One segment of Macrotis lagotis isolate mMagLag1 chromosome 1, bilby.v1.9.chrom.fasta, whole genome shotgun sequence DNA contains the following:
- the SURF2 gene encoding surfeit locus protein 2, protein MSGLDAGAPPEVRAFLLGHPGLQLCPGGAKVRCKLTGHELPSRLSDLQAYTSGKKYQRLMRTTQTFNYEDFEPHIVPSTKNLNQMFCKLTLRHINRLPEHIVRHVQGRRYQKALHKYEECQKQGVEYVPACLLQKRRRREDLIDGDQQPRKKEDFWKPESSDEEDQSDDSMTDLYPPELFIEKNPGENGDVIRNYLTDTEDNNTQPSGENGMNRGEKMEVDRPTCTKRTKKSASVKKFKNHHRKPKRFKRGTETK, encoded by the exons ATGAGCGGCCTGGACGCCGGGGCGCCGCCGGAGGTGCGGGCGTTCCTCCTGGGCCACCCCGGGCTGCAGCTGTGCCCCGGCGGCGCCAAG GTAAGGTGCAAATTGACAGGTCATGAATTGCCCAGCCGCCTGTCAGACCTCCAGGCCTATACCAGTGGCAAGAAGTATCAGCGGCTGATGCGCACTACCCAGACTTTCAACTATGAAGACTTTGAGCCACACATCGTTCCCAGCACCAAAAATCT GAATCAAATGTTCTGCAAACTCACCCTTCGGCATATCAATAGACTTCCAGAACACATTGTACGTCATGTCCAGGGCCGGCGCTACCAAAAGGCTCTGCACAAAT ATGAGGAATGTCAGAAGCAGGGTGTGGAGTATGTTCCTGCCTGTTTGCTGCAAAAGAGGAGGAGACGGGAAGACTTGATTGATGGTGACCAGCAGCCCCGAAAAAAGGAGGATTTCTGGAAGCCTGAGTCCAGTGATGAAGAAGACCAGAGTGATGACAGCATGACTGACTTATACCCAC CTGAACTGTTCATTGAAAAGAACCCAGGTGAGAATGGAGATGTCATAAGGAACTACTTAACAGACACTGAAGACAACAATACACAACCTTCAGGAGAGAATGGCATGAATAGAGGAGAGAAGATGGAGGTGGACAGGCCAACGTGCACCAAGAGGACAAAG AAGTCTGCTTCAGTGAAGAAGTTCAAGAACCATCACCGAAAACCCAAGCGCTTCAAAAGaggaacagaaacaaaataa
- the SURF4 gene encoding surfeit locus protein 4 — protein sequence MGRNDLMGTAEDYADQFLRVTKQYLPHVARLCLISTFLEDGIRMWFQWSEQRDYIDATWNCGYVLASTFVFLNLLGQLTGCILVLSRNFVQYACFGLFGIIALQTIAYSILWDLKFLMRNLALGGGLLLLLAESRSEGKSMFAGVPTMRESSPKQYMQLGGRVLLVLMFMTLLHFNSSFFSILQNIVGTALIILVAIGFKTKLAALTLVIWLFSINVSFNAFWTIPVYKPMHDFLKYDFFQTMSVIGGLLLVVALGPGGVSMDEKKKEW from the exons TTTCTTCGAGTCACAAAGCAGTACCTCCCTCATGTGGCACGCCTGTGTCTCATTAGCACCTTCTTGGAAGATGGCATCCGAATGTGGTTCCAGTGGAGTGAACAGAGAGACTATATTGATGCTACCTGGAACTGTGGCTATGTCCTTGCCTCCACCTTCGTTTTCTTAAACTTGCTTGGGCAATTGA CTGGCTGTATCTTGGTACTGAGCAGAAATTTTGTACAGTATGCCTGCTTTGGACTCTTTGGAATTATAGCATTACAG ACAATTGCATACAGCATTTTATGGGATCTCAAATTTCTGATGAG GAATCTGGCCTTAGGAGGAGGATTGCTGCTGCTCTTAGCTGAATCCCGATCTGAAGGGAAGAGCATGTTTGCAGGAGTCCCAACCATGCGAGAGAGCTCACCCAAACAGTATATGCAGCTTGGTGGGAGGGTATTGCTGGTCCTGATGTTCATGACCCTTCTTCACTTTAATTCCAGCTTTTTTTCT ATTCTTCAGAACATCGTGGGCACAGCTTTGATCATTTTAGTGGCCATTGGTTTCAAAACCAAGCTAGCTGCCTTGACTCTGGTCATCTGGTTGTTTAGCATCAATGTGTCTTTCAACGCTTTCTGGACCATCCCAGTCTATAAGCCCATGCATGACTTCCTCAAGTATGACTTCTTCCAGACCATGTCAGTGATTGGAGGCTTGCTTCTTGTGGTTGCCTTGGGCCCTGGTGGTGTCTCCATGGATGAGAAGAAGAAGGAGTGGTAA